A section of the Agarivorans litoreus genome encodes:
- the uca gene encoding urea carboxylase: MFDKVLIANRGAIACRIIRTLNKMNIASVAIYSDADADSLHISQASEAYSLGEGSASQTYLNIDKIFAIAKQTGAQAIHPGYGFLSENQDFAKRCEQQGLVFLGPTAEQMNAFGLKHCARELAEQAQVPLLPGSGLLEDQQQALICAEQLGYPVMLKSTAGGGGIGMQRCDTAEQLSQAFDSVKRLSENNFSNAGLFLEKFITQARHIEVQVFGNGAGEVLTLGERDCSAQRRNQKVIEETPAPNLSPVIRQQLQQTAKQLTESVNYRSAGTVEFVFDQQSQAFYFLEVNTRLQVEHGVTEMVFGVDLVQWMVELGYAQFVKQAYSLADKASNLQASGHAIQVRLYAEDPNKDFQPNAGLLSHVAWPTKAELGLPTAEQLRIDHWIESGVEVSPFFDPMLAKVQYHAADRDSAIAGLAKALQACQVYGIEHNLAYLKQLLTLPALEQGTLLTSSLNSFAYRPSTMDVLSAGTQTTIQDYPARKGYWDIGVPPSGPMDAQSFQLLNQLLGNPSDAAGLEITLQGPTLKFNQDSLVAVGGADIEISLDGQSRAMWQVFKVSAGQSLALGKVSDAGARAYLAVGGGIQCPEYLGSKSTFTLGQFGGHAGRALRTGDVLQLPEAKQVKAIDDFLLGRELQHKPQITQQWNIHVIYGPHGAPDFFTDQDIEQFFAATWKVHFNSSRTGVRLIGPKPEWARSDGGEAGLHPSNIHDNAYAVGSIDFTGDMPVILGPDGPSLGGFVCPATIIKADLWKMGQLKAGDEINFIPVSIKQAEQAEREQLASLAQGNAYNSEISAAPITTPIVKTLASDVYGEKVVYRPAGEDYLLIEYGPQRLDIALRFRVHALMLNLQTQNIAGIEELTPGIRSLQVHYNNLELPLERLLAILEQAEASLGDIDQLSVPARVVHLPLSWDDEATRLAIQKYNDVVRKDAPWCPDNIEFIRRINGLDTVEQVKDIVFNANYLVMGLGDVYLGAPVATPIDPRHRLVTTKYNPARTWTPENAVGIGGAYLCVYGMEGPGGYQFVGRTLQMWNRYRSTTEFTKPWLLRFFDQIKFYPVSADELKQIRKDFPRGDYPLKIEQTEFSLKGYQALLDEQQESIQTFKLKQQQAFEAERQRWEESGQAHFSVEEQSQQSATEDALADSELAIESHVAGNLWQVMVEPGQSVKSGQVVAVLEAMKMELEVTAPSNGVIKQLNQIQGSQVHAGQRLMVMETE; the protein is encoded by the coding sequence ATGTTCGATAAAGTATTGATAGCCAACCGTGGCGCGATAGCTTGCCGGATCATTCGAACCCTTAACAAAATGAACATTGCCAGCGTGGCTATTTACAGCGACGCCGACGCAGACAGCCTGCACATTAGCCAAGCCAGCGAAGCTTATAGCTTGGGTGAAGGTTCAGCCAGTCAAACTTACCTAAACATCGACAAAATATTTGCTATTGCCAAACAAACTGGCGCGCAAGCCATTCATCCTGGTTATGGTTTTTTAAGTGAAAACCAAGACTTTGCCAAACGTTGTGAGCAACAAGGTTTAGTATTTTTAGGCCCCACGGCAGAACAGATGAATGCCTTTGGCCTTAAACATTGTGCTCGCGAATTAGCCGAACAAGCACAAGTGCCTTTATTACCGGGCAGCGGACTATTAGAAGATCAACAACAAGCATTAATCTGCGCCGAACAGCTGGGTTACCCGGTTATGCTAAAGAGCACTGCTGGTGGTGGCGGTATTGGTATGCAACGTTGCGACACCGCAGAGCAATTAAGCCAAGCCTTTGATAGCGTAAAACGCCTTAGCGAAAACAACTTTAGTAATGCGGGTTTATTTCTTGAGAAGTTTATTACCCAAGCTCGCCATATTGAAGTACAAGTATTTGGTAACGGTGCTGGTGAGGTATTAACCTTAGGCGAGCGTGATTGTTCAGCGCAGCGCCGCAATCAAAAGGTGATTGAAGAAACCCCAGCACCCAACTTAAGCCCAGTTATTCGTCAGCAATTACAACAAACCGCTAAGCAGCTTACCGAAAGTGTTAATTACCGCAGTGCAGGCACCGTAGAGTTTGTATTTGATCAGCAAAGCCAAGCTTTTTACTTTTTAGAAGTGAATACCCGTTTACAGGTGGAACACGGCGTAACCGAGATGGTGTTTGGCGTCGATTTAGTGCAATGGATGGTAGAGCTGGGTTATGCGCAATTTGTTAAACAAGCTTATTCATTGGCAGATAAAGCCAGCAATTTACAGGCCTCTGGTCACGCTATTCAAGTCCGTTTATATGCAGAAGATCCTAACAAAGATTTCCAACCAAACGCGGGTTTACTTAGCCATGTTGCATGGCCAACTAAAGCAGAACTGGGTTTGCCAACAGCTGAGCAACTACGCATCGACCATTGGATAGAAAGTGGGGTAGAAGTCTCTCCGTTTTTCGACCCGATGCTGGCTAAAGTGCAATACCACGCAGCAGATAGAGACTCTGCCATCGCCGGTTTAGCCAAGGCGTTACAGGCTTGCCAAGTGTATGGTATCGAGCACAACTTAGCTTACCTTAAACAGTTGCTAACTTTACCTGCCTTAGAGCAAGGCACCTTGCTTACTTCAAGCTTAAACAGTTTTGCTTACCGCCCAAGCACTATGGATGTACTAAGCGCTGGCACACAAACTACTATTCAAGATTACCCGGCACGAAAGGGCTACTGGGATATTGGCGTTCCTCCTTCTGGGCCTATGGATGCACAAAGCTTTCAGTTACTTAATCAGTTATTAGGTAATCCAAGTGATGCCGCTGGTTTAGAGATTACCCTGCAAGGGCCAACGCTAAAGTTTAATCAAGACAGCTTGGTAGCAGTGGGTGGCGCAGATATAGAGATTAGCTTAGATGGCCAAAGCCGCGCGATGTGGCAAGTATTTAAAGTAAGCGCTGGCCAAAGCTTAGCATTAGGCAAAGTGAGCGATGCTGGTGCTCGCGCCTATTTAGCGGTAGGTGGCGGCATTCAATGTCCTGAGTATTTAGGCAGTAAATCTACCTTCACTTTAGGTCAGTTTGGTGGCCACGCTGGGCGTGCGCTGCGTACAGGAGATGTATTGCAACTGCCAGAGGCAAAACAAGTCAAAGCCATTGACGATTTCCTGCTAGGCCGAGAGTTACAGCATAAGCCGCAAATTACTCAACAGTGGAATATTCACGTTATTTACGGCCCGCATGGTGCGCCAGACTTTTTTACCGACCAAGACATTGAACAGTTTTTTGCAGCAACTTGGAAAGTGCATTTCAATTCTAGCCGAACCGGCGTGCGCCTTATTGGGCCAAAGCCTGAGTGGGCGCGAAGTGATGGCGGCGAAGCGGGTTTGCACCCATCTAACATTCACGATAACGCTTACGCTGTAGGCAGTATCGATTTTACTGGCGATATGCCAGTGATCCTTGGCCCAGATGGCCCAAGCTTAGGCGGCTTTGTTTGCCCGGCAACCATTATTAAAGCCGACCTATGGAAAATGGGACAGCTTAAAGCGGGCGATGAAATTAACTTTATTCCAGTAAGCATTAAGCAAGCAGAGCAGGCAGAGCGAGAGCAATTAGCAAGCTTAGCGCAAGGCAACGCCTACAATAGCGAAATTAGCGCTGCGCCCATTACCACGCCAATTGTAAAAACTTTAGCCAGTGATGTTTATGGCGAAAAGGTGGTATATCGCCCAGCGGGTGAAGACTATTTGTTAATTGAGTATGGTCCGCAGCGTTTAGACATTGCGCTGCGCTTTAGAGTGCATGCCTTAATGCTTAACTTGCAAACGCAAAATATTGCAGGCATTGAAGAGCTTACGCCGGGTATTCGTTCACTGCAGGTTCACTACAACAACCTAGAGCTACCGCTAGAGCGTTTATTGGCAATACTAGAGCAAGCAGAAGCAAGCCTTGGTGATATTGACCAACTTAGTGTGCCAGCACGAGTCGTGCATCTACCGTTATCTTGGGACGACGAAGCCACTCGTTTAGCCATTCAAAAGTATAACGACGTTGTGCGCAAAGATGCGCCATGGTGCCCCGATAACATCGAGTTTATTCGCCGCATTAACGGCCTAGACACCGTTGAACAAGTGAAAGACATAGTGTTTAACGCTAATTACTTAGTGATGGGCTTAGGCGATGTGTACTTAGGCGCACCGGTTGCTACACCTATCGATCCTCGCCATCGTTTAGTCACCACTAAATACAACCCTGCACGTACTTGGACACCAGAGAATGCTGTTGGCATTGGCGGCGCTTATTTATGTGTTTATGGCATGGAAGGGCCGGGTGGTTATCAGTTTGTTGGCCGCACTTTGCAGATGTGGAATCGCTATCGCAGCACTACTGAATTTACTAAACCTTGGTTATTGCGCTTTTTTGATCAAATTAAATTTTACCCAGTGAGTGCGGATGAGCTTAAGCAAATTCGCAAAGATTTCCCACGTGGAGATTACCCTCTAAAAATTGAGCAAACCGAGTTCAGCTTAAAAGGCTATCAAGCACTGTTAGACGAGCAACAAGAGAGCATTCAAACTTTTAAGCTTAAGCAACAACAAGCCTTTGAAGCAGAGCGCCAACGCTGGGAAGAAAGCGGCCAAGCTCACTTCTCGGTAGAAGAACAAAGCCAACAAAGCGCTACCGAAGATGCTTTAGCAGACTCAGAACTGGCGATAGAAAGCCACGTAGCCGGCAACCTTTGGCAAGTAATGGTAGAGCCGGGGCAAAGCGTTAAATCTGGGCAGGTGGTGGCAGTGTTAGAAGCAATGAAAATGGAGCTAGAAGTGACTGCGCCTTCAAACGGAGTAATAAAACAGTTGAACCAAATTCAAGGTTCCCAAGTTCACGCAGGGCAGCGCCTAATGGTTATGGAGACCGAATAA
- the atzF gene encoding allophanate hydrolase: protein MTTTTYTISQLREAYLSKQFSAKQYLEQQLAAVKSDINNCWISTISEQQLADYLAALEQQDIAELPLYGVPFAIKDNIDLAALPTTAGCKEYSYQPSDSAFVVKQLIAAGAVPLGKTNLDQFATGLVGTRSPWGAVKNSFDPSMISGGSSSGSAVSVALGQVCFSLGTDTAGSGRVPAALNNILGLKATKGLLSCSGVVPACKSLDCVTLFAHTSDDLNLLLDVAGQYDADDCYARPNQKANQSQYYQPLQELTSLKIGVPKASNLSFFDNPETEKLFGQSLKQLQRLGAELVEIDFEPFLAAAKLLYEGPWVAERYAAIQEFFEKDPSQCLPVIQTIIGGATKHNAVDAFKAFYQLQAYKVVCDKLVKQVDAIVTPTAGSSYSIAQLQEDPIQLNSNMGYYTNFMNLLDYSAISVPAGFYQNQQGNTQSFGITLFSDAYCDRKILSMAALVQQDNGFNLGASKQALPAPQTPASIEDDYMELAVCGAHLSGLPLNFQLTERAGQLVNATQSASAYKLYALAGGPPARPGMIRDEEHGVAIEVEVWRLPKQHLGSFLQGIPHPLGLGKIELADGSWVNSFICEGYATTTAKDVSEFGGWRAYMASL, encoded by the coding sequence ATGACAACAACTACCTACACTATTTCGCAGTTGCGCGAAGCTTATCTAAGCAAACAGTTTAGCGCTAAGCAATATTTAGAGCAGCAGTTAGCAGCAGTGAAAAGCGATATTAACAACTGCTGGATATCTACCATAAGTGAGCAACAATTAGCCGACTATTTGGCCGCGCTAGAGCAGCAAGATATTGCCGAGCTACCTTTATATGGCGTGCCATTTGCGATTAAAGATAATATTGATTTAGCAGCCTTGCCAACTACCGCAGGCTGTAAGGAATACAGCTACCAACCCAGTGACAGCGCCTTTGTGGTGAAACAACTTATTGCAGCTGGCGCAGTGCCTTTGGGAAAAACCAACTTAGACCAATTTGCTACCGGTTTAGTGGGTACTCGCAGCCCTTGGGGAGCAGTAAAAAACAGTTTTGATCCAAGCATGATTTCTGGTGGCTCTAGCTCAGGCAGTGCGGTAAGTGTTGCTTTGGGCCAAGTGTGTTTCTCTTTGGGTACTGATACCGCAGGCTCTGGTCGGGTGCCGGCAGCGCTTAATAATATTCTTGGCTTAAAAGCCACCAAAGGTTTGCTTAGTTGCAGCGGCGTAGTGCCTGCTTGTAAAAGCCTAGATTGTGTCACCTTGTTTGCCCATACCAGTGATGATTTAAACTTGCTGCTGGACGTAGCTGGCCAGTACGACGCCGATGATTGCTACGCAAGGCCAAACCAAAAAGCTAATCAAAGCCAGTACTATCAGCCTTTGCAGGAGTTAACTTCACTCAAAATAGGTGTACCCAAAGCAAGCAACCTTTCGTTCTTCGATAACCCAGAAACAGAAAAGTTGTTTGGGCAAAGCCTCAAACAGCTACAGCGTTTAGGCGCAGAGTTAGTAGAGATTGATTTTGAACCATTCCTAGCAGCCGCTAAATTGCTTTATGAAGGTCCATGGGTGGCCGAGCGCTATGCCGCTATTCAAGAGTTTTTTGAAAAAGATCCAAGCCAATGTTTACCGGTTATTCAAACCATTATTGGCGGCGCTACCAAACATAATGCGGTAGACGCCTTTAAGGCCTTTTATCAACTGCAAGCCTATAAAGTGGTCTGTGACAAGCTAGTTAAACAAGTAGACGCAATTGTTACCCCAACAGCGGGCAGTAGTTATAGCATTGCCCAATTACAAGAAGATCCCATTCAACTTAACTCCAATATGGGCTACTACACCAACTTCATGAACTTGCTGGACTACAGCGCGATATCGGTACCAGCAGGCTTTTATCAAAACCAGCAAGGTAATACTCAAAGCTTTGGCATTACCCTGTTTAGTGATGCATATTGTGATAGAAAGATCCTTAGCATGGCTGCGCTTGTCCAACAAGATAATGGCTTTAACCTAGGTGCAAGCAAACAAGCCTTACCGGCACCGCAAACCCCAGCGAGCATTGAAGATGATTACATGGAGCTGGCAGTGTGTGGTGCTCACTTGTCAGGTTTGCCCCTTAATTTTCAGCTTACCGAGCGAGCAGGGCAATTAGTTAACGCTACCCAAAGCGCCAGCGCCTACAAGTTATATGCTTTAGCTGGTGGTCCGCCCGCGCGCCCCGGTATGATTCGCGATGAAGAACATGGCGTTGCGATAGAGGTAGAAGTATGGCGCTTACCTAAACAACACCTAGGCAGCTTTCTGCAAGGCATTCCGCACCCGCTAGGCTTAGGCAAAATTGAGTTAGCCGATGGAAGCTGGGTAAATAGCTTTATTTGTGAAGGCTACGCAACGACAACGGCCAAAGATGTTAGCGAATTTGGCGGCT
- the pgsA gene encoding CDP-diacylglycerol--glycerol-3-phosphate 3-phosphatidyltransferase, whose amino-acid sequence MMINIPNILTAFRIVLIPFFLIAFYLPVEWGMLAAAFIFGLAAATDYLDGYLARRLGQTTPFGAFLDPVADKAMVVAALVLLVEHYQTFWITVPAVIMISREIIISALREWMAELGKRSSVAVSWIGKYKTAAQMAAITGLTAQIDPLVTQASYVLFYVATVLTLWSMVSYLILAWPELKQND is encoded by the coding sequence ATAATGATAAATATTCCAAATATACTAACCGCGTTTAGAATTGTATTAATTCCGTTTTTCTTAATAGCTTTTTACCTTCCCGTAGAGTGGGGCATGTTGGCCGCTGCATTTATCTTTGGCTTAGCGGCTGCTACAGATTATTTAGATGGTTACTTAGCGCGACGCCTAGGGCAAACCACACCTTTTGGTGCATTTCTCGACCCAGTGGCCGATAAGGCAATGGTAGTTGCGGCCTTAGTGCTGTTGGTTGAGCATTATCAGACTTTTTGGATTACTGTTCCGGCGGTTATCATGATATCCCGCGAAATTATTATTTCTGCACTACGAGAGTGGATGGCAGAACTTGGTAAGCGTTCAAGCGTTGCGGTATCTTGGATAGGAAAATATAAAACAGCTGCTCAAATGGCGGCTATCACCGGCTTAACCGCACAAATAGACCCTTTAGTTACGCAAGCCAGTTACGTATTATTTTATGTGGCAACTGTTCTTACGCTGTGGTCAATGGTGAGTTATTTAATTCTGGCGTGGCCAGAATTAAAGCAAAATGATTAG
- a CDS encoding ABC transporter ATP-binding protein, with protein sequence MSTPIIQAIDVWKEYGDNVVLERLNLSVEEGEFVSIVGASGCGKSTFLNLLLGNETASRGKLLLNGEPLPNEPGPERGIVFQKYSVFPHLTAVQNVMLSDVFAKAPVLASLFGKAKQQAYSQAMAMLDKVGLTEAAHKYPTEMSGGMQQRLAIAQALMKKPKILLLDEPFGALDPGIRKDMHKLVHQLWQEHKLTIFMITHDLSEGFSLGNRLWVFDKHRHDAQHPERFGAQVTFDIPISKDSDAARFSEEMKPIIDKSVA encoded by the coding sequence ATGAGCACTCCAATCATTCAAGCCATAGACGTTTGGAAAGAGTACGGCGACAACGTTGTGCTAGAGCGCTTAAACCTAAGTGTTGAAGAAGGCGAGTTTGTTAGCATTGTAGGCGCATCTGGCTGTGGCAAATCTACCTTTCTAAATTTGCTATTAGGAAACGAAACTGCCAGCCGTGGCAAGCTTTTGTTAAATGGCGAACCTTTACCTAATGAACCAGGGCCAGAGCGTGGCATTGTGTTTCAAAAGTACTCGGTGTTTCCCCACTTAACAGCAGTGCAAAACGTTATGCTAAGTGATGTATTTGCTAAAGCACCAGTGCTTGCGAGTCTATTTGGTAAAGCAAAACAACAGGCATACAGCCAAGCAATGGCAATGTTAGACAAAGTAGGTTTAACAGAAGCCGCGCATAAATACCCAACAGAGATGTCTGGGGGTATGCAGCAACGCTTGGCAATTGCTCAAGCCTTGATGAAAAAGCCAAAGATATTGTTACTAGACGAACCTTTTGGCGCGCTTGACCCCGGCATTCGTAAAGACATGCACAAGCTAGTTCATCAGTTGTGGCAAGAGCACAAACTTACCATATTTATGATTACCCACGATCTCTCCGAAGGTTTTAGCTTAGGCAACCGCCTATGGGTGTTTGACAAGCATCGTCATGATGCGCAGCATCCCGAGCGCTTTGGCGCGCAAGTCACCTTCGATATTCCTATTAGCAAAGACAGCGATGCTGCTCGTTTTAGTGAAGAGATGAAGCCGATTATTGATAAGTCGGTGGCCTAA
- a CDS encoding urea amidolyase associated protein UAAP1 — MNSTISQEPIYQEVINGAAHWSVTVPAGKTLRFTNPEGASNVSLLFYNPKDLLERYNAPDTLKCQHTFKLTKGNCLYSDMGRVFCSITRDDTGWIDSVGGLANKQKVAEKWGERSYQTQGNLWLQNGYDAMLVELAKYGLGKRDMAANINLFSKVAADAEGNLQFEQNASKAGDVIELRFEMDTLVLMTTCPHPMNPASEYPNHGVEVAMLEADPVSEDDYCRNFRPENGRGFENTERYRCVSQASTCCEA, encoded by the coding sequence ATGAACTCTACTATTTCCCAAGAACCTATTTACCAAGAAGTGATAAACGGTGCCGCGCATTGGTCGGTAACTGTACCTGCAGGTAAAACCTTGCGTTTTACCAACCCAGAAGGGGCTTCTAACGTGAGCCTACTGTTTTATAACCCAAAGGATTTGTTAGAGCGTTATAACGCGCCCGATACCCTTAAATGTCAGCACACCTTTAAACTAACCAAAGGTAATTGTTTGTATTCCGATATGGGGCGGGTGTTCTGCTCGATTACCCGTGACGATACCGGCTGGATAGACAGCGTAGGAGGCTTAGCGAACAAACAAAAGGTCGCCGAGAAATGGGGAGAGCGTAGCTATCAAACTCAAGGTAATTTGTGGTTACAAAATGGCTACGACGCCATGCTGGTTGAATTAGCTAAATATGGTTTAGGCAAGCGTGACATGGCAGCTAACATTAACCTATTTAGTAAAGTTGCCGCCGATGCAGAAGGCAACTTACAGTTTGAGCAAAACGCCAGTAAAGCGGGAGATGTTATCGAACTGCGTTTTGAAATGGACACTTTAGTGCTGATGACAACTTGCCCACATCCAATGAACCCTGCTAGTGAATACCCCAACCATGGTGTTGAAGTTGCGATGCTGGAAGCTGATCCGGTGAGCGAAGACGACTACTGCCGAAACTTTAGACCAGAGAATGGTCGTGGCTTCGAAAATACCGAACGCTACCGTTGTGTTAGCCAAGCTAGCACTTGTTGTGAAGCTTAG
- a CDS encoding ABC transporter permease, protein MTRIINKKPSRFVRLMLGLLPFLLLIALYMAASQARLADNPNDKLLPAMSSFVEAINRMAFEPSKRSGEYLMLADTLASLTRLALGVGISALVALMVGVANGMVPFVRAPLSPLVTAISLIPPMAILPILFIVFGLGELSKVMLIIIGICPIMIRDLQLRTDALPNEQILKAQTLGASSWQTIIAVVIPQILPKLIEAVRLTLGSAWLFLIAAEAIAATEGLGYRIFLIRRYLAMDVILPYVLWISVLAFVMDWLLRKLSVHAFSWYHKTQGDA, encoded by the coding sequence ATGACTCGCATAATTAATAAAAAACCTAGCCGCTTCGTGCGGCTGATGTTGGGCCTACTACCGTTTTTGCTGCTAATTGCTTTATACATGGCTGCATCACAGGCGCGCTTAGCAGACAATCCAAACGATAAGTTATTGCCTGCTATGTCGAGTTTTGTGGAAGCAATTAACCGCATGGCGTTTGAGCCTAGCAAACGCAGCGGCGAGTACTTAATGCTGGCAGATACGCTTGCTAGTTTAACTCGCTTGGCGCTTGGGGTAGGAATTAGCGCCTTAGTGGCCTTAATGGTGGGAGTTGCTAATGGCATGGTGCCATTTGTACGTGCACCTTTATCGCCATTGGTTACTGCCATCTCGCTCATTCCACCCATGGCAATTTTGCCTATCTTGTTCATTGTGTTTGGCTTGGGAGAGTTATCTAAAGTAATGCTGATCATCATTGGGATCTGCCCAATTATGATTAGAGACCTGCAGCTGCGCACCGATGCGCTGCCTAATGAACAGATATTAAAAGCGCAAACTTTAGGTGCGTCTAGCTGGCAAACCATAATTGCGGTCGTTATTCCGCAAATTCTGCCAAAGCTAATCGAAGCGGTTCGTTTAACTTTGGGCAGTGCTTGGCTATTTTTGATTGCAGCTGAGGCAATTGCTGCCACAGAGGGCTTGGGTTATCGCATCTTCCTTATTCGCCGTTACTTAGCGATGGACGTAATTTTGCCTTACGTGCTGTGGATTAGTGTGCTGGCCTTTGTAATGGATTGGCTGCTGCGCAAGTTGTCGGTGCATGCTTTTTCTTGGTATCACAAAACACAAGGAGACGCATAA
- a CDS encoding putative urea ABC transporter substrate-binding protein, which produces MINLIKSPLRTLAVAATIVSASALSVVSAQAADKPTYKLAWTIYVGWMPWDYGAASGIVDKWADKYDINIEVVQVNDYIESINQYTAGGFDATVMTNMDALTIPAASGVDSTALIVGDFSNGNDGVVLKGDKSLADIKGEKVNLVELSVSHYLLARALESVDLKERDIKVENTSDADLVAAFTTKDVTAVTTWNPLLSEIVAMPDTNMVFDSSKIPGEIIDLLVVNTDTLKQDPKLGKALTGAWYEIMTTMSGDDEAAMKARAFMAEASGTDLAGYDAQLASTKMFYQPQEAVDFTNSATLKSTMAKVAEFSHHHGLLGEGAPDASFIGIETPSGVYGDSSNVKLRFTAEYMDMAAEGKL; this is translated from the coding sequence ATGATAAACCTAATTAAATCTCCACTCCGTACCCTGGCAGTAGCAGCCACCATCGTTAGCGCAAGTGCGCTTAGTGTTGTATCTGCGCAAGCCGCCGATAAACCTACTTATAAACTCGCTTGGACTATCTATGTTGGTTGGATGCCGTGGGACTATGGTGCAGCCTCAGGCATTGTTGATAAGTGGGCCGACAAATACGATATCAATATCGAAGTTGTGCAGGTGAACGACTACATCGAATCAATTAACCAATACACCGCCGGTGGCTTTGATGCCACAGTTATGACCAACATGGACGCACTAACTATTCCTGCTGCCAGTGGCGTGGATTCAACTGCGTTAATTGTTGGCGACTTCTCAAATGGTAACGACGGTGTAGTACTTAAAGGTGATAAAAGCCTTGCTGACATAAAAGGCGAAAAAGTTAACTTGGTAGAGTTAAGTGTTTCGCATTATTTGTTAGCTCGCGCCTTAGAGTCAGTAGACTTAAAAGAGCGTGATATCAAAGTTGAAAACACCTCCGACGCCGATTTAGTTGCTGCATTCACTACCAAAGATGTAACAGCTGTTACTACTTGGAATCCGCTACTAAGCGAAATTGTGGCAATGCCAGATACCAACATGGTGTTCGACTCATCTAAGATCCCAGGTGAGATCATCGACTTGCTAGTAGTGAACACCGATACGCTTAAGCAAGATCCTAAGCTAGGTAAAGCTTTAACTGGCGCGTGGTACGAGATTATGACCACGATGTCAGGTGATGATGAAGCAGCAATGAAAGCTCGTGCATTTATGGCTGAAGCATCAGGTACCGATTTGGCCGGTTATGATGCGCAATTAGCGTCTACTAAAATGTTCTACCAACCTCAAGAAGCTGTTGATTTTACCAATAGCGCAACTTTAAAAAGCACCATGGCTAAAGTAGCCGAGTTTTCGCACCATCACGGTTTGTTAGGTGAAGGTGCACCAGATGCTAGCTTTATCGGTATCGAAACTCCATCAGGTGTTTATGGCGATTCAAGTAACGTAAAACTTCGCTTTACAGCCGAGTACATGGATATGGCTGCCGAAGGCAAACTATAA
- a CDS encoding urea amidolyase associated protein UAAP2: protein MIKESDLQAEQASQREVVPAGDYYMRELKAGQTLRILDLEGNQAADTLFYSAADPSERYSAMDTIREQGNVYLTAGTKLLSNLGRVMLTITADTCGRHDTLGGACATESNTVRYSLDKKCMHACRDSWLLAVAENEQYGLTKRDITHNINFFMNVPITAAGGLTFEDGISGAGKYVEMRAEMDVIVLMSNCPQLNNPCNGYNPTPVEMLIWDAA, encoded by the coding sequence ATGATCAAAGAAAGTGATTTACAAGCAGAACAAGCCAGCCAGCGAGAAGTGGTTCCAGCTGGAGACTACTACATGCGGGAGCTAAAAGCCGGTCAAACGCTGCGAATTTTAGACTTAGAAGGTAACCAAGCAGCAGACACTTTGTTTTACAGTGCAGCCGATCCCAGCGAGCGATACAGCGCCATGGATACCATTCGTGAACAAGGCAATGTTTACTTAACCGCTGGCACAAAGCTGTTATCCAATTTAGGTCGCGTAATGCTCACCATTACTGCCGATACCTGTGGTCGCCACGATACCTTAGGCGGCGCCTGTGCCACCGAAAGTAACACAGTGCGTTATTCATTGGATAAAAAATGCATGCACGCTTGTCGCGATAGTTGGTTGTTGGCGGTAGCTGAGAACGAACAGTACGGCTTAACCAAGCGCGATATTACCCACAACATTAACTTTTTTATGAACGTGCCAATTACCGCAGCCGGTGGTTTAACCTTTGAAGATGGCATTAGCGGTGCTGGAAAATATGTAGAAATGCGCGCCGAGATGGACGTGATTGTTCTAATGTCTAACTGCCCGCAGTTAAACAACCCTTGTAATGGCTACAACCCAACCCCAGTAGAAATGTTGATTTGGGATGCAGCTTAA